The genomic region CATCATGCTCGAGGACCTCATCGCCCATCATCTCGGCGACCTCTTTCCCGGCATGGAGGTGCTCGAGCACCACGTGTTCCGGGTGACGCGCAACGAAGACGTCGAGATCGACGAGGACGAGACCGAGAACCTCATCCAGGCACTTGAGCGCGAGCTGCTGCGCCGCCGCTTCGGGCCACCGATCAGGCTCGAGGTCTCCGAGGACATGGACGAGATCACGCTCGGCCTGCTCGTGCGCGAGCTCGACATCACCGAGCAGGAGGTCTACCGCCTGCCTGCGCCGCTCGATCTCGGCGGCCTGTTCGAGCTGTCGAGGATCGAACGCCCCGAGCTGCACTACCCCAACCACGTGCCGACGACCCCCGCGCAGCTCATGCCGCTGGAACCGAATGCGAAGGCGGATGTCTTCGCCTCCATCGCGCGCGGCCCCATCCTCGTGCACCATCCGTACGAATCCTTCGCGACGAGCGTTCAGGCCTTTCTCGAACAGGCCGCCCGTGACCCGCACGTGCTGGCCATCAAGCAGACGCTGTACCGCACCAGCGGCGACAGCCCGATCGTCGAGGCGCTGATCGACGCGGCGGAGCGCGGCAAACAGGTGCTCGCACTCGTGGAGATCAAGGCGCGCTTCGACGAGCAGGCCAACATCGACTGGGCCCGCAAACTCGAGCGGGCCGGCGTGCACGTGGTGTACGGCCTGGTCGGGCTCAAGACGCACTGCAAGCTCGCGCTCGTGGTGCGCGAGGAAGACGGTGCGCTCAAGCACTACAGCCACATCGGCACCGGAAACTACAACCCGAAGACGTCACGCATCTACGAGGATCTCGGCCTGCTCACCTGCGACGACCAGGTCGGCAAGGACCTCACCCGGCTCTTCAACGAGCTGTCGGGCTACGCGATCGAGAAGAAGTTCAAGCGGCTGCTCGTCGCCCCGCTGCACCTGCGCAAGGGGCTGATCAAGGCGATCGACAACGAACGCGTCAATGCAGAGGCGGGGCGGCCCAGCGGCATCCGCATCAAGGTGAACTCGATCGTCGACGAGGCGATCATCGACGCGCTGTACCGCGCCAGCCGGGCAGGCGTGCCCATCGACGTGTGGGTGCGCGGCATCTGCGGCCTCAAGGCCGGGCAGGAGGACTACAGCTCGAACATCCGGGTGCGCTCCATCCTCGGTCGCTACCTCGAGCACTCGCGCATCTTCGCGTTCGCGAACGACGGCGACCCGCAGGTGTACATCGGCAGCGCCGACATGATGCACCGCAATCTCGACCGTCGCGTCGAAGCTCTCGTGCGCCTCACGGAGCCCTCGCACATCGCCGAACTGGCCGACCTGTTCGATCGCGCGATGGACGATCGCACGTCGTCGTGGTGGCTCGAATCCGACGGCAGCTGGGCCAGGCACAGCCTCGACGACGATGGACAGCCGCTCGACGACCTGCAGAATAGGCTCATGCAGTTGATCTCGCACCGACCGCGAACGGGCAGCCGCCGGTGACGGAAACCGTCATCTACGCCGGAGGGGCGGTGTGCTGGCGTGTCCTCGACGGGATGGCGCACATCCTGGTCGTGCACAGGGCGAAGTACGCCGATGTCACGCTGCCGAAGGGCAAGGTCGACCCCGGCGAGTCGCTGCCGCAGGCCGCCCAGCGCGAGGTGCTCGAGGAGACCGGGCTCAAGGTCACCCTCGGCGTGCCGCTCGGCATCACGAACTACGTGATCTCCAGCGGTCGCGAGAAGTTCGTGCACTACTGGTCGGCCGAGGTGACGGAAGACGCGGTGCACGCGTCGACATTCGTGCCCAATGACGAGATCGCCGCGATCGAGTGGGTGCCGCTGCGCCGTGCGCGCAAATACCTGAGCTACGAGCGCGACGTGGAGATCATCGACCAGTGGGCGGCCCTCTTCGACGAGGGAGTGACCTCCACCTTCGCGCTCATCGTGCTGCGGCACGCGAAGGCGATCTCCCGATCGCGCTGGGAGGGCGAGGATGCCCTGCGCCCGTTGACGAGACTCGGCGTGAGCCAGGCCGCGAGCAACGTCGCCACCATCGCGGCGTGGCATCCCAAGCGCATCGTCACCTCCACGGCGGTGCGCTG from Humibacter ginsenosidimutans harbors:
- a CDS encoding RNA degradosome polyphosphate kinase; translated protein: MDGEDTLIGTGLSPEFDDDFDQPWNPELDPSLPPDRYLDRELSWLAFNQRVLELAEDPLVPVLERANFLAIFASNLDEFFMVRVAGLKRRILTGLAVPTNIGRAPVDVLGDINAMAHRLQTRHADAYHAGVLPALADAGITVATWDSLDEADRVQMREVFSRQIFPVLMPLAVDPAHPFPYISGLSLNLAIRVRNSKSGKEQFARLKVPTMLPRFVRIDQRESVGQMRFIMLEDLIAHHLGDLFPGMEVLEHHVFRVTRNEDVEIDEDETENLIQALERELLRRRFGPPIRLEVSEDMDEITLGLLVRELDITEQEVYRLPAPLDLGGLFELSRIERPELHYPNHVPTTPAQLMPLEPNAKADVFASIARGPILVHHPYESFATSVQAFLEQAARDPHVLAIKQTLYRTSGDSPIVEALIDAAERGKQVLALVEIKARFDEQANIDWARKLERAGVHVVYGLVGLKTHCKLALVVREEDGALKHYSHIGTGNYNPKTSRIYEDLGLLTCDDQVGKDLTRLFNELSGYAIEKKFKRLLVAPLHLRKGLIKAIDNERVNAEAGRPSGIRIKVNSIVDEAIIDALYRASRAGVPIDVWVRGICGLKAGQEDYSSNIRVRSILGRYLEHSRIFAFANDGDPQVYIGSADMMHRNLDRRVEALVRLTEPSHIAELADLFDRAMDDRTSSWWLESDGSWARHSLDDDGQPLDDLQNRLMQLISHRPRTGSRR
- a CDS encoding NUDIX hydrolase, encoding MTETVIYAGGAVCWRVLDGMAHILVVHRAKYADVTLPKGKVDPGESLPQAAQREVLEETGLKVTLGVPLGITNYVISSGREKFVHYWSAEVTEDAVHASTFVPNDEIAAIEWVPLRRARKYLSYERDVEIIDQWAALFDEGVTSTFALIVLRHAKAISRSRWEGEDALRPLTRLGVSQAASNVATIAAWHPKRIVTSTAVRCAATVAPLAAAYGIIPKRTDALSQDVWETGTATEGIRELVGKRVRSRKTAVLCSHGPVIPDVLREISLATGTAAGSYMRDAAALEVGEYSVVHLSKSNPASGIIAIETHSPRG